Below is a genomic region from Marinobacter salarius.
CAGAAACAGGTGGTTGCAGCAGACGTGATGGTAATACCACGCTCCTGCTCCTGCTCCATCCAGTCCATGGTCGCCGCGCCATCATGAACCTCACCGATTTTGTGGGAAATGCCTGTGTAGAACAGAACCCGCTCGGTGGTTGTGGTCTTGCCCGCATCAACGTGCGCACAAATACCAATGTTTCTGTATCTCTTGATCGGAGTCTTGCGTGCCACTGTATGAACCTCGGCTGATTAGAAACGGAAGTGAGAGAACGCCTTGTTGGCTTCCGCCATGCGATGAACGTCTTCGCGCTTCTTAACAGCGGAGCCCTTGCTATCAGCGGCATCCAGAATCTCACCTGCCAGACGCTGCGCCATGGACTTTTCACCACGCTTCCGTGAAAATTCTACGAGCCAGCGCATGGCCAGCGCGTTCTGACGGGAAGGCCGTACTTCGACAGGCACCTGGTAGGTAGCACCACCCACACGACGGGATTTAACTTCGACCATCGGCTGGATGTTTTCCAGGGCCTTCTCGAACATGTCGATCGGCTCTTCCTTGGACTTGTCGGCAACGATATCGAGCGCGCCATAAACAATGCGCTCAGCAACAGCTTTTTTGCCGCTTTCCATCACATGGTTGATGAACTTGGCCAGCCGTGCACTGCCGAATTTGGGATCCGGGATAATTTCCCGTTTTGCTGCAACTCTTCTTCTAGGCATCGATAAGCCCTTATCTATTAAAAGGTCTTCAGGAACCCCTGAGATAGCATCAGCTACTCAGCCTTACTCTTACCGTTCTACGTAGCAACGATAAAAGACACCCGTGTGGGACATCAGGACTTGGGTCGTTTTGCACCGTACTTGGAGCGGCCCTGCTTACGGTTCTGCACACCCTGGGTGTCCAGTGTTCCGCGAACAGTGTGATAGCGCACACCCGGAAGGTCTTTTACTCGACCGCCACGGATCAGCACAACACTGTGCTCCTGAAGGTTGTGACCTTCACCACCAATGTATGAGGAAACCTCGTAGCCGTTGGTCAGGCGAACACGGCACACTTTACGCAGTGCTGAGTTCGGCTTCTTCGGCGTTGTGGTGTACACACGAGTACAAACACCACGGCGCTGCGGGCAAGCCTGCAGAGCAGGAACGTCGCTCTTGGCCGCTTTGCGTTTACGAGGCTTACGCACCAACTGATTAATCGTTGCCATGTAAGCAAACTCCAAAAAACCGTATCAATGAAACTTACCCCCGACAGGCGGGGGTAAAATTTGAGGGTCGCAAGTTTAAGCCTGCGCCCTTGAACAGTCAAGATGACTGATCTCTTTTTAACCACCCGCCGAGTAAGTAACTACCGGCGGGTGGCGTTACCGGCCAACTCAACTTTCGCGGTTGAGCTCGGCGCTCAGAGCTTCTTCGACATCCGCTGCCGTTACGCCCTGCTCTTCCAGGTCACGCTTGCGGCGGCGTTCGGCGTGGTATGCCAGACCGGTGCCAGCCGGAATCAAGCGACCAACGACCACGTTTTCCTTCAGGCCACGGAGGTAATCCCGCTTGCCGGTGACGGCGCCTTCGGTCAGAACCCGTGTGGTTTCCTGGAACGATGCCGCGGAAATGAACGACTCTGTCGCCAGAGAAGCCTTGGTGATACCCAACAGCAAGCGCTCGCAACGCGCGGTTTCCTTGTCCGCCGCTTCCGCTTTTTCGTTCTCTTCCATGAACTGGGTGATTTCCACCTGATCGCCAGCCAGCAGGCTGGTATCACCGGCATCCGTGATCTCTACCTTACGGAGCATCTGTCGAACGATAACCTCAATATGCTTATCGTTGATGACAACACCCTGTAGACGGTAAACGTCCTGGATTTCGTTGGTGATGTACTTGGCCAACGCAACCACACCCAGAAGACGAAGGATATCGTGCGGGTTGGACGGGCCATCAGAGATAACCTCACCCTTCTCGACCGTTTCACCCTCGAACACGTTCATCTGGCGATGCTTGGGAATCAGCACCTCATATGGGTCCGCATCCTTCGGCGTGATCACCAGGCGCTTCTTGCCCTTGGTTTCCTTGCCGAAGGACACCACACCACTGACTTCGGCCAGGATGGACGACTCTTTCGGGCGACGGGCCTCGAACAGGTCGGCGACCCGCGGCAGACCACCGGTGATATCCCGGGTCTTCGAGCTTTCCTGCGGAATACGGGCAACCACGTCACCCAGCTCGATCTTGGCGCCATTGGCCATGGTCACCAGCGCGTTGGCTGGCAGGAAGAAGATCGCGGTACCACCGCCTGGCAACTCGACATCGTTACCCTTGTCGTCGATCAGCTGTATCGCAGGACGGATGTCCTTACCAGCGGCCGGACGCTCTTTCGGGTCGATGACCTCCATCGTGGAAAGACCTGTCAGTTCATCGGTCTGGGTGCGGACGGTAATGCCCTGATCCATGTTGACGAACTTGGCAGTACCTTCCGCTTCGGCGATGATCGGGTGCGTGTGCGGGTCCCACTTGGCAACGGCAACTCCAGCTTCCACGGTGTCACCGTGCTTGACGGACAGCACCGCACCATAGGGCAGCTTGTACCACTCACGCTCACGACCCTGCTCATCGGCAATGGCCAGCGCTGACGAACGCGACACAACAACCAGAGTGCCGTCGCTCTTCTCGATCGATTTCAGGTTGTGCAGACGAACGGTGCCGCCGTGCTTGACCTGAATGTTGTCGACCGCGGACGCCCGGCTTGCAGCACCACCGATGTGGAACGTACGCATGGTCAGCTGGGTACCCGGCTCACCGATGGACTGTGCGGCGATAACACCGACAGCCTCACCCACATTGACCTCGTGGCCACGGGCCAGGTCACGGCCATAACACTTGGAGCAGATACCGTGGCGAGTCTCACAGGTGATCGCAGAGCGAACCCAGACTTCGTCCACACCGGCACGCTCAAGGGATTCAACCGCTTTCTCGTCCAGCAGGACGCCGGCCTCGACAACGGCATTGTCCTTGTCCGTTGGCGTAAAGGCTGCACGAGCCGTAACACGACCAAGCACACGATCACCCAGCGGTACAACAACGTCGCCACCCTCGATGTGCGGCGTCATCAGCAGACCTTCTTCGGTACCACAGTCGGTTTCGGTAACGACCAGATCCTGGGAAACGTTTACCAGACGGCGAGTCAGGTAACCTGAGTTCGCGGTCTTCAGCGCCGTATCCGCCAGACCCTTACGGGCACCATGGGTGGATATGAAGTACTGGAGTACGTTCAGACCCTCGCGGAAGTTCGCAGTGATCGGCGTCTCGATGATGGAGCCGTCCGGCTTCGCCATCAGGCCACGCATACCAGCCAGCTGGCGAATCTGAGCCGCGGAACCCCGGGCACCGGAATCAGCCATCATGTAGACCGAGTTGAACGACTCCTGCATCAGGTCTTCGCCGTCCTCACCCTTAACCGGTTTGCCGTCTGGTCCGATAACCTGCTCCTTCGAGAGCCGATCCATCATCGCCTTCGACACCTTGTCGTTGGCACGGGACCAGATATCGATAACCTTGTTGTACTTCTCACCCTGGGTCAGCAGACCGGATGCGTACTGGGTTTCGATGTCCTTGACTTCTTCGGAGGCAGCATCCACCAGCTCGTATTTCTCCGGAGGAATCTCGAAGTCGTTGAAGCCGATCGAGATACCGGAAACCGTCGCATAGTGGTAGCCCATGTACATGAGCTGGTCAGCAAAGATAACGGTATCCTTGAGGCCGGCATCACGGTAACAGGTGTTGATCAGATTCGAGATCGACTTCTTGACCATCGGCTTGTTGACCAGCTCATAGGACAGGCCGTCAGGAACGATATCGAACAACAGCGCACGACCGACCGTGGTGTCAACGATCTTGTACTCTTCGGTACGCTCGCCGTCTTCCTGGATCGTGACTTCCTTGACCCGGACCCTGACGATCGCCTGAAGGTCAACCTTGCCAGCACCATAGGCACGGTGCGCTTCTTTAACATCGGCAAACACCATGCCTTCACCGACGGCACTCTTGCGCTCGCGGGTCATGTAGTAAAGACCCAGTACCACATCCTGGGACGGCACGATGATCGGCTCGCCGTTGGCCGGCGACAGCACGTTGTTGGTGGACATCATCAACGCACGGGCTTCGAGCTGGGCTTCCAGGGTCAGCGGTACGTGTACCGCCATCTGGTCACCGTCGAAGTCGGCGTTGTAGGCCGCACACACCAGCGGATGCAGCTGAATGGCCTTGCCTTCGATAAGTACCGGCTCGAACGCCTGGATACCCAGACGGTGAAGAGTCGGTGCCCGGTTCAGCATGATCGGATGCTCACGGATGACCTCGTCCAGGATATCCCAGACCACGCCTTCCTCACGCTCGACCATCTTCTTGGCGGCCTTGATGGTGGTCGCCAAGCCACGATGCTCAAGCTTCGAGAAGATGAACGGCTTGAACAGCTCCAAAGCCATCTTCTTGGGCAGACCACACTGGTGCAGACGCAGGTACGGACCAACCACGATCACAGAACGACCGGAGTAGTCCACACGCTTACCGAGCAGGTTCTGACGGAAGCGACCTTGCTTACCCTTGATCATGTCGGCCAGGGACTTCAGCGGACGCTTGTTGGTGCCAGTGATGGCGCGACCACGACGGCCGTTATCCAACAGCGCATCAACCGCTTCCTGTAGCATCCGCTTCTCGTTGCGCACAATAATGTCCGGAGCATTCAGCTCCAACAGGCGCTTGAGGCGGTTGTTACGGTTGATCACCCGGCGATACAGGTCGTTCAGGTCAGAGGTGGCAAAACGGCCACCATCCAGCGGCACCAGCGGACGAAGATCCGGCGGCAGAACCGGCAGAACGGTCATGACCATGTCGCCCGGCTTATTGCCGGAATACAGGAAAGCCTCAAGAATCTTCAGGCGCTTGCTGAACTTCTTGATCTTGGTCTCGGAGTTGGTCTGGGGAATCTCTTCCCGCAAGGCCTCAACCTCGGCCTGCAGATCAATACCTTCCAGCAGCTCCTGGACGGCTTCGGCACCCATGCGGGCATCGAATTCGTCACCGAACTCTTCAAGGGCTTCGTAATACTGCTCGTCGTTCAGCAATTGACCGCGCTCAAGCGTCGTCATGCCCGGCTCGATCACGATGAACGACTCAAAATACAGGACCCGCTCGATATCGCGCAGGGTCATGTCCAGCATCAGGCCGATGCGGGACGGCAGTGATTTCAGGAACCAGATGTGGGCGACCGGGCTGGCGAGCTCGATGTGACCCATGCGCTCACGGCGCACACTGGCCAGTGCCACTTCAACACCGCACTTCTCGCAGATGACACCACGATGCTTGAGCCGCTTGTACTTGCCGCACAGGCACTCGTAATCCTTGATCGGGCCGAAGATCTTGGCACAGAAAAGACCGTCACGCTCAGGCTTGAACGTACGGTAGTTGATGGTCTCAGGCTTTTTGACCTCACCAAAAGACCATGAACGGATCATGTCAGGCGACGCCAGGCCAATACGGATGGCGTCAAATTCCTGCTTCTGGTTCTGGTTTTTGAGAAGATTCAGCAAATCTTTCATCAGTAACAGCTCCGGATGGCGTTATTCTCGGGCGGGTACCGACCGGTACCCGCTCACGCTGCCAAAAACAATTCGGCTCAGTCGGATTCCAGCTCGATGTCGATACCCAGCGAGCGGATTTCCTTGACCAGAACATTGAAGGACTCGGGCATGCCCGGCTCCATACGATGATCGCCATCGACAATGTTCTTGTACATCTTGGTCCGACCATTCACATCATCAGACTTCACGGTAAGCATTTCCTGCAGCGTATACGCCGCACCGTAGGCCTCGAGTGCCCACACTTCCATCTCACCGAAGCGCTGACCACCGAACTGCGCCTTACCACCCAGCGGCTGCTGGGTAACCAGGCTGTACGAACCGGTGGAACGAGCGTGCATCTTGTCGTCGATCAAGTGGTTCAGCTTGAGGATGTACATGTAGCCAACCGTTACCGGGCGGTCAAATTCATCACCCGTACGGCCGTCATACAACACAGTCTGGCCAGTCGTACTCAGACCTGCCAGCTCAAGCATACGCTTGACCTCTGCTTCCTTGGCACCGTCGAAGACCGGCGTTGCCATGGGGACACCTGTGCGCAGATTGTTAGCCAGGGCCAGGATCTCTTTGTCACTCAGCGAATCCAGGTCCACCTTGGTGACCTCGTCCGAGTGGTTATAGATCTCGTCCAGCAAATTGCGGAGCTCAGCGATCTTACGCTGCTCATCCAGCATCTGGCTGATGCGCTCACCCAGCCCTTTGGCTGCTGCACCCAGGTGCGTTTCAAGAACCTGACCGACGTTCATCCGCGACGGAACACCCAAGGGGTTGAGAACCACGTCAACTGTGTTGCCATGTTCATCATAAGGCATGTCCTCAATCGGCATGACCGATGAAATAACACCCTTGTTACCATGACGTCCGGCCATCTTGTCGCCCGGCTGAATCCGACGCTTGATCGCGAGGTACACCTTGACGATCTTGAGAACACCCGGGGCAAGGTCATCACCCTGCTGAAGCTTGCCTTTCTTATCGTCAAAGCGCGCTTCGTGCTCTTTTTTGCGATCTTCAAGACCCTGCTCGGATTTTTCAAGCAGCTCATTCAGCGCCTCATCTTTCATCCGTAGCTTGAACCAGTCGTCGCGCGGCAACTCTGCCAGGTACGATTCGTCCAACTTGGCGCCTTTCTTGAGACCAGGACCACTGATGACTTCCTGCCCCTTGAGGGCATTGGTCAAACGCTCGAAGGTGGCACCTTCTACAATGCGATACTCGTCCTTCAGGTCCTTGCGATACTCGTCCAACTGCTCTTTTTCGATGGACTGGGCACGCGTGTCCTTTTCGATGCCGTCACGGGTAAAGACCTGAACGTCGATAACCGTGCCACGGGTGCCAGTGGGCACACGTGAGGACGTGTCCTTCACGTCCGAAGCCTTCTCGCCGAAGATGGCCCTCAGCAGCTTCTCCTCCGGGGTCAACTGGGTTTCACCTTTCGGTGTTACCTTGCCAACCAGGATATCGCCAGGACCTACTTCCGCACCGATATACACGATGCCGGACTCATCCAGCTTGGACAGCGCACTTTCACCAACGTTCGGAATATCCGCGGTGATTTCCTCGCTACCCAGTTTGGTATCCCGAGCCACACAGGTCAGTTCCTGAATGTGGATGGTAGTCAGGCGGTCTTCCTGAACCACTTTCTCGGAAATGAGGATCGAGTCCTCAAAGTTGTAACCGTTCCAGGGCATGAACGCGATACGCATGTTCTGCCCCAGAGCCAGCTCACCCAGATCCACGGACGGGCCGTCAGCCAGCACGTCACCACGGGCAATTTCATCGCCCTGGTTAACAATGGAGCGCTGGTTGATACAGGTGTTCTGGTTCGAACGGGTGTACTTGGTGAGGTTGTAGATATCCACACCAGCATCACCGGCTTCAGTCTCATCGTCGTTGACACGTACCACGATACGGGCCGCATCGACGCTCTCGATCACACCACCGCGACGAGCGGTTACGCAAACGCCAGAGTCCTGGGCCACGGTACGCTCAACACCAGTACCTACCAAGGGCACCTGCGAACGCAACGTCGGAACCGCCTGGCGCTGCATGTTGGAGCCCATCAGTGCACGGTTGGCGTCGTCGTGTTCCAGGAACGGAATCAGCGAGGCTGCTACCGACACTACCTGGCGCGGTGAAACGTCCATGAAGTTGACGTTTTCCGGCGGCGTTACCGTGAACTCGTTCTGATGACGAACCGTTACCAGCTCATCAGACAGACGCTTGTTCTCGTCCATTGCCGCACTGGCCTGGGCGATGATGTAGTTGCTCTCTTCAATGGCCGACAGATAAACCACTTCATCGGTCACCTCGCCGTCAACCACCTTCCGGTACGGACTCTCAAGGAAACCGTAAGAGTTGGAGCGGGCGTAGGTTGCCAGCGAGTTGATCAGACCGATGTTCGGGCCTTCCGGCGTCTCGATCGGACACACACGACCATAGTGAGTCGGATGTACGTCACGAACCTCAAAGCCGGCACGCTCACGGGTCAGACCACCTGGACCGAGAGCGGAGATACGACGCTTGTGAGTCACTTCCGACAGCGGGTTGTTCTGGTCCATGAACTGGGACAGCTGGCTGGAGCCAAAGAATTCCTTCACCGCAGCCGCTACCGGCTTGGCGTTGATCAGATCCTGAGGCATCAGGCCTTCGCTTTCCGCCAGACTCAAACGCTCGCGCACAGCACGCTCAACACGCACCAGGCCAACGCGGAACTGGTTCTCCGCCATCTCACCCACACAACGAACTCGACGGTTGCCCAGGTTATCAATGTCGTCGACATTGCCCTGACCGTTACGAATATCGATCAGCGTCTTGAGGACGTCGATGATGTCGTCATGGGTCAACGTGCCTTCGCCGGTGCTTTCTTCGCGACGCAGGCGACGGTTCAGCTTCATTCGGCCAACGGAGGACAGGTCATACCGCTCTTCAGAGAAGAACAGGTTGTTGAACAGGTTCTCGGCCGACTCTTTGGTGGGCGGCTCACCCGGGCGCATCATGCGATAGATCTCAACCAGCGCCTCGAGGGGCGTGCGGGTTGGGTCGATGCGCAGCGTATCCGACATGAACGGACCACAATCCAAGTCGTTGGTGTACAGAGTTTCAATTTCTGTAACGCCAGCGTCGAGAATCTTGGTGACAACTTCTTCGGTCAGCTCGGTATTACACTCAACCAGAACCTCTCCGGACTTGGTGTCCACCATGTCTTTCGAGAGTACACGGCCGTAAAGGTATTCCGTCGGCACTTCCAGCTCGGTCAAGCCCGCTTTTTCAAGCTGCTTGATATGACGAGC
It encodes:
- the rpsG gene encoding 30S ribosomal protein S7 translates to MPRRRVAAKREIIPDPKFGSARLAKFINHVMESGKKAVAERIVYGALDIVADKSKEEPIDMFEKALENIQPMVEVKSRRVGGATYQVPVEVRPSRQNALAMRWLVEFSRKRGEKSMAQRLAGEILDAADSKGSAVKKREDVHRMAEANKAFSHFRF
- the rpsL gene encoding 30S ribosomal protein S12, with product MATINQLVRKPRKRKAAKSDVPALQACPQRRGVCTRVYTTTPKKPNSALRKVCRVRLTNGYEVSSYIGGEGHNLQEHSVVLIRGGRVKDLPGVRYHTVRGTLDTQGVQNRKQGRSKYGAKRPKS
- the rpoC gene encoding DNA-directed RNA polymerase subunit beta', whose amino-acid sequence is MKDLLNLLKNQNQKQEFDAIRIGLASPDMIRSWSFGEVKKPETINYRTFKPERDGLFCAKIFGPIKDYECLCGKYKRLKHRGVICEKCGVEVALASVRRERMGHIELASPVAHIWFLKSLPSRIGLMLDMTLRDIERVLYFESFIVIEPGMTTLERGQLLNDEQYYEALEEFGDEFDARMGAEAVQELLEGIDLQAEVEALREEIPQTNSETKIKKFSKRLKILEAFLYSGNKPGDMVMTVLPVLPPDLRPLVPLDGGRFATSDLNDLYRRVINRNNRLKRLLELNAPDIIVRNEKRMLQEAVDALLDNGRRGRAITGTNKRPLKSLADMIKGKQGRFRQNLLGKRVDYSGRSVIVVGPYLRLHQCGLPKKMALELFKPFIFSKLEHRGLATTIKAAKKMVEREEGVVWDILDEVIREHPIMLNRAPTLHRLGIQAFEPVLIEGKAIQLHPLVCAAYNADFDGDQMAVHVPLTLEAQLEARALMMSTNNVLSPANGEPIIVPSQDVVLGLYYMTRERKSAVGEGMVFADVKEAHRAYGAGKVDLQAIVRVRVKEVTIQEDGERTEEYKIVDTTVGRALLFDIVPDGLSYELVNKPMVKKSISNLINTCYRDAGLKDTVIFADQLMYMGYHYATVSGISIGFNDFEIPPEKYELVDAASEEVKDIETQYASGLLTQGEKYNKVIDIWSRANDKVSKAMMDRLSKEQVIGPDGKPVKGEDGEDLMQESFNSVYMMADSGARGSAAQIRQLAGMRGLMAKPDGSIIETPITANFREGLNVLQYFISTHGARKGLADTALKTANSGYLTRRLVNVSQDLVVTETDCGTEEGLLMTPHIEGGDVVVPLGDRVLGRVTARAAFTPTDKDNAVVEAGVLLDEKAVESLERAGVDEVWVRSAITCETRHGICSKCYGRDLARGHEVNVGEAVGVIAAQSIGEPGTQLTMRTFHIGGAASRASAVDNIQVKHGGTVRLHNLKSIEKSDGTLVVVSRSSALAIADEQGREREWYKLPYGAVLSVKHGDTVEAGVAVAKWDPHTHPIIAEAEGTAKFVNMDQGITVRTQTDELTGLSTMEVIDPKERPAAGKDIRPAIQLIDDKGNDVELPGGGTAIFFLPANALVTMANGAKIELGDVVARIPQESSKTRDITGGLPRVADLFEARRPKESSILAEVSGVVSFGKETKGKKRLVITPKDADPYEVLIPKHRQMNVFEGETVEKGEVISDGPSNPHDILRLLGVVALAKYITNEIQDVYRLQGVVINDKHIEVIVRQMLRKVEITDAGDTSLLAGDQVEITQFMEENEKAEAADKETARCERLLLGITKASLATESFISAASFQETTRVLTEGAVTGKRDYLRGLKENVVVGRLIPAGTGLAYHAERRRKRDLEEQGVTAADVEEALSAELNRES
- the rpoB gene encoding DNA-directed RNA polymerase subunit beta, encoding MTYSYTEKKRIRKDFSKLPSVMDVPYLLSIQLDSFRDFLQSEAAPENRWETGLHAAFKSVFPIVSYSGNAALEYVSYRIGEPVFDVKECQLRGVTYAAPLRVKVRLIIYDKESSNKAIKDIKEQEVYMGEMPLMTENGTFVINGTERVIVSQLHRSPGVFFDHDKGKTHSSGKLLYSARVIPYRGSWLDFEFDAKDSVFVRIDRRRKLPAFILLRALGYNSEQMLEMFFDTSKFSIGPEVCKLELVPSRLRGDIATFDIKDKKGSVIVEEGRRITARHIKQLEKAGLTELEVPTEYLYGRVLSKDMVDTKSGEVLVECNTELTEEVVTKILDAGVTEIETLYTNDLDCGPFMSDTLRIDPTRTPLEALVEIYRMMRPGEPPTKESAENLFNNLFFSEERYDLSSVGRMKLNRRLRREESTGEGTLTHDDIIDVLKTLIDIRNGQGNVDDIDNLGNRRVRCVGEMAENQFRVGLVRVERAVRERLSLAESEGLMPQDLINAKPVAAAVKEFFGSSQLSQFMDQNNPLSEVTHKRRISALGPGGLTRERAGFEVRDVHPTHYGRVCPIETPEGPNIGLINSLATYARSNSYGFLESPYRKVVDGEVTDEVVYLSAIEESNYIIAQASAAMDENKRLSDELVTVRHQNEFTVTPPENVNFMDVSPRQVVSVAASLIPFLEHDDANRALMGSNMQRQAVPTLRSQVPLVGTGVERTVAQDSGVCVTARRGGVIESVDAARIVVRVNDDETEAGDAGVDIYNLTKYTRSNQNTCINQRSIVNQGDEIARGDVLADGPSVDLGELALGQNMRIAFMPWNGYNFEDSILISEKVVQEDRLTTIHIQELTCVARDTKLGSEEITADIPNVGESALSKLDESGIVYIGAEVGPGDILVGKVTPKGETQLTPEEKLLRAIFGEKASDVKDTSSRVPTGTRGTVIDVQVFTRDGIEKDTRAQSIEKEQLDEYRKDLKDEYRIVEGATFERLTNALKGQEVISGPGLKKGAKLDESYLAELPRDDWFKLRMKDEALNELLEKSEQGLEDRKKEHEARFDDKKGKLQQGDDLAPGVLKIVKVYLAIKRRIQPGDKMAGRHGNKGVISSVMPIEDMPYDEHGNTVDVVLNPLGVPSRMNVGQVLETHLGAAAKGLGERISQMLDEQRKIAELRNLLDEIYNHSDEVTKVDLDSLSDKEILALANNLRTGVPMATPVFDGAKEAEVKRMLELAGLSTTGQTVLYDGRTGDEFDRPVTVGYMYILKLNHLIDDKMHARSTGSYSLVTQQPLGGKAQFGGQRFGEMEVWALEAYGAAYTLQEMLTVKSDDVNGRTKMYKNIVDGDHRMEPGMPESFNVLVKEIRSLGIDIELESD